From a single Ammospiza nelsoni isolate bAmmNel1 chromosome 11, bAmmNel1.pri, whole genome shotgun sequence genomic region:
- the RRP9 gene encoding U3 small nucleolar RNA-interacting protein 2, which yields MAKDGSLALHKGHGKGAEAMPGSGGWLRVPEGQDELIIVSVAPTHCHCHHGGCQLRDGARRAMGAEEAARGPGGSDSRSEPRVPGTSGRSRQQGPPALSGARPGPRWRPGAPTCGGSMAAAAGGRRAKAPRGAAARRRPRPAAPGADGRPRATAGRPADEEVSSDSETESPLLGRRRREAAEEEVEETPQEKKLRLAKQYLEELRQLEEERAEDEEELEPADLIGDRLKEDVLEQRGRLQRLVAKDVQPPDPARIRVLRGHQLPVTCLVISPDDKFIFSASKDGSLIKWEVDSGKRLCVAPGGKKGTEERHMGHASQVLCMAISSDGKYLATGDRNKLIMIWDAATCKRLHIFTGHRDAVSGLSFRKGTHQLYSASHDRCVKVWDVAENAYVETLFGHQDVITGLDSLTRECCVTAGGRDGTVRLWKIPEESQLVFSGHQGSIDCIQLINEEHMVSGADDGSVALWGLTKKKPLALARQAHGEQGTEGLQQPCWVTAVAALRNSDLLATGSHSGSVKLWKCGEGFRKLEHLLDIPLVGFVNSLKFSAAGDFLVAGIGQEHRLGRWWRIKEAKNSIYIIPLKQKTTTSSPESPGSS from the exons ATGGCCAAGGACGGGTCCCTGGCACTCCACAAAGGAcatgggaagggagcagaggcCATGCCCGGCAGTGGAGGCTGGTTAAGGGTCCCTGAGGGGCAGGACGAGCTGATCATTGTTTCGGTAGCACCAAcccactgccactgtcaccacGGGGGCTGCCAGCTGCGGGACGGGGCCCGAAGGGCCATGGGGGCAGAGGAGGCAGCCCGGGGGCCCGGGGGCTCTGACAGCCGCTCCGAGCCGCGGGTCCCCGGCACGAGTGGCCGGTCCCGGCAGCAGGGACCCCCG GCGCTGTCGGGGGCGCGGCCTGGGCCCCGGTGGCGGCCGGGGGCGCCCACGTGCGGCGGCAgcatggcggcggcggcgggcggcagGCGGGCCAAGGCCccgcgcggggcggcggcgcggcggcggccaCGACCGGCG GCACCGGGCGCCGATGGGAGACCCCGGGCGACGGCCGGTCGGCCCGCCGACGAGGAAGTGTCCAGCGATTCCGAGACAGAGAG CCCGTTGttggggcggcggcggcgagaGGCAGcggaggaggaggtggaggagacGCCGCAGGAGAAGAAGCTGCGCTTGGCCAAGCAGTACCTGGAGGAGCTCCGGCAGCTCG AGGAGGAGCGGGCGGAGGACGAGGAGGAGCTCGAGCCGGCGGATCTCATCGGCGACCGCCTGAAGGAGGACGTG ctggagcagagaggcCGGCTGCAGCGCCTGGTCGCCAAAGAT gTACAGCCCCCAGATCCAGCCAGGATCCGTGTGCTGCGGGGACACCAGCTGCCCGTTACCTGCCTCGTCATCTCTCCTGATGacaaattcattttttctgcttccaAGGACGGCTCCCTCATCAAAT GGGAGGTGGACAGTGGGAAGAGGCTGTGCGTGGCGCCCGGGGGGAAGAAGGGCACGGAGGAGCGGCACATGGGGCACGCGTCCCAGGTCCTTTGCATGGCCATTTCATCGGACGGCAAGTACCTG gctACGGGAGACAGGAACAAGCTGATCATGATCTGGGATGCTGCCACCTGCAAGCGCCTGCACATCTTCACGGGGCACCGCGACGCCGTCTCg ggCCTGTCCTTCCGAAAGGGCACACACCAGCTGTACAGCGCTTCTCACGACCGCTGCGTCAAGGTCTGGGACGTGGCTGAGAACGCATACGTGGAGACCCT GTTTGGACACCAGGACGTCATCACAGGGCTGGACAGCCTGACCCGGGAGTGCTGTGTGACCGCGGGGGGACGGGACGGCACCGTGCGGCTCTGGAAGATCCCCGAGGAGTCACAGCTCGTCTTCTCTGGGCACCA GGGCTCCATCGACTGTATCCAGCTCATCAACGAGGAGCACATGGTGTCTGGTGCAGATGATGG GTCTGTAGCCCTGTGGGGGCTGACGAAGAAGAAGCCGCTGGCGCTGGCTCGGCAGGCGCACGGCGAGCAGGGCACCGagggcctgcagcagccctgctgggtcaCAGCCGTGGCTGCCCTGCGCAACAGTGACCTCCTGGCCACAG GGTCCCACAGCGGCAGCGTGAAACTCTGGAAGTGTGGGGAAGGATTTCGGAAGCTGGAGCACCTCTTGGACATCCCCTTG GTGGGTTTTGTGAACAGCCTCAAGTTCTCAGCAGCTGGTGACTTCCTGGTGGCTGGCATTGGGCAGGAGCACCG GCTTGGACGGTGGTGGAGAATCAAAGAAGCCAAAAACAGTATCTACATCATCCCCCTGAAGCAGAAGACCACAACCTCCAGCCCTGAATCCCCTGGCAGCTCCTAG
- the GRM2 gene encoding metabotropic glutamate receptor 2, translated as MAVPLAAWLGLMHLATCLAAGHGMAGKKEISMDGDLVIGGLFPVHEKGVGSEDCGKINEHRGIQRLEAMLFALDEINRDGSILPGVKLGAHILDTCSKDTYALEQSLDFVRASLTRVDGSEHICPDGSYAVHDDVPTAITGVIGGSYSDVSIQVANLLRLFQIPQISYASTSAKLSDKSRYDYFARTVPPDFYQAKAMAEILRFFNWTYVSTVASEGDYGETGIEAFEQEARMRNICIATSEKVGRSMNKKTYDGVVRALLQKPNARVVVLFTRSEDARELLAAAQRANVSFMWVASDGWGALESVVAGSEAVAEGAITIELAAYPIKEFASYFRSLHPYNNSRNPWFREFWEQKFRCSFYTQDCSRYSLKTGKFEPESKITFVVNAVYAMAHSLHNMHRTLCPNSTKLCDAMKPVNGKRFYKDFILNVNFDAPFRPADTESVVRFDRYGDGIGRYNIFNYHHTDGRYRYQKVGYWAEGLMLDTSLIPWADTSIPVSQCSDPCKKNEIKSMQPGDICCWICIPCQPYEYLLDEFTCMDCGLGYWPNETLNGCYELPQEYIRWKDVWAIGPVTIACLGFISTLFVIGVFVKNNDTPIVKASGRELCYILLTGVLMCYSMTFIFIAKPSTGVCTLRRLGLGTSFAVCYSALLTKTNRIARIFSGVKEGVQRPRFISPTSQVVICMALISCQLIIVIIWLLVETPGTGKETEPDKRYIVTLKCNNRDSNMLISLTYNVLLIVLCTVYAFKTRKCPENFNEAKFIGFTMYTTCIIWLAFLPIFYVTSSDYRVQTTTMCISVSLSGTVVLGCLFTPKLHIILFQPQKNVASHRVGTARFSVAAASSSQSHGSASPYVPTVCNGREVVDSTTSSL; from the exons ATGGCGGTGCCCCTGGCCGCCTGGCTGGGGCTGATGCACCTGGCCACCTGTCTGGCTGCTGGGCACGGCATGGCTGGCAAGAAGGAGATCAGCATGGATGGGGACCTGGTGATTGGGGGCCTCTTCCCCGTGCATGAGAAAGGAGTGGGGAGCGAAGACTGCGGCAAGATAAACGAGCACCGGGGCATCCAGCGCCTGGAGGCCATGCTCTTCGCCCTGGACGAGATCAACAGGGACGGGAGCATCCTGCCGGGGGTGAAGCTGGGTGCTCACATCCTGGACACCTGCTCCAAGGACACCTATGCCCTAGAGCAGTCCCTTGACTTTGTGCGTGCCTCCCTGACCAGGGTGGATGGTTCTGAGCACATCTGCCCTGATGGCTCCTACGCCGTCCACGATGACGTTCCCACTGCCATCACCGGCGTCATCGGCGGCTCCTACAGTGACGTCTCCATCCAG GTGGCCAACCTGCTGCGGCTCTTCCAGATCCCGCAGATCAGCTATGCCTCCACCAGCGCCAAGCTCAGCGACAAGTCCCGCTATGACTACTTCGCCCGCACCGTCCCTCCAGACTTCTACCAAGCCAAGGCCATGGCAGAGATCCTCCGCTTCTTCAACTGGACCTACGTGTCCACTGTGGCCTCCGAGGGCGACTACGGCGAGACGGGGATCGAGGCCTTTGAGCAGGAGGCCCGCATGCGCAACATCTGCATCGCCACCTCCGAGAAGGTGGGGCGCTCCATGAACAAGAAGACCTACGATGGGGTGGTGcgggctctgctgcagaagccCAATGCCAGAGTGGTCGTGCTGTTCACCCGCAGTGAAGATGcccgggagctgctggcagctgcccagagagccAACGTGTCCTTCATGTGGGTGGCCAGTGATGGGTGGGGAGCCCTGGAGAGCGTGGTGGCCGGGAGTGAAGCGGTGGCAGAGGGAGCCATCACCATTGAACTGGCAGCCTACCCCATCAAGGAGTTTGCTTCCTACTTCCGTAGCCTCCACCCCTACAATAACAGCCGAAATCCCTGGTTCCGGGAGTTTTGGGAGCAGAAGTTCAGGTGCAGCTTCTACACGCAGGACTGTAGCCGGTACTCCCTCAAGACAGGCAAGTTTGAGCCAGAGTCCAAGATCACGTTTGTGGTCAATGCAGTCTATGCCATGGCTCACTCTCTGCACAACATGCACCGGACACTGTGCCCCAACTCCACCAAGCTCTGTGATGCCATGAAGCCTGTCAATGGCAAGAGGTTTTACAAGGACTTTATACTCAATGTTAATTTTGATG ctcctttcaGGCCAGCGGACACTGAGAGCGTTGTTCGGTTTGACCGCTACGGCGACGGCATCGGGCGCTACAACATCTTCAACTACCACCACACAGATGGGCGGTACCGGTACCAGAAAGTGGGCTACTGGGCAGAGGGGCTCATGCTGGACACCAGCCTCATCCCCTGGGCTGACACCTCCATTCCCGTGTCCCAGTGCAGCGACCCCTGCAAGAAAAACGAGATCAAGAGCATGCAGCCCGGAGACATTTGCTGCTGGATCTGCATCCCCTGCCAGCCCTACGAGTACCTGCTGGACGAGTTCACCTGCATGGACTGCGGCCTTGGTTACTGGCCCAACGAGACCCTGAACGGCTGCTACGAGCTGCCCCAGGAGTACATCCGCTGGAAAGACGTCTGGGCCATCGGTCCTGTGACTATCGCCTGCCTGGGCTTTATCTCCACCCTCTTCGTTATCGGGGTCTTCGTGAAGAACAACGACACTCCCATCGTGAAGGCCTCTGGACGAGAGCTGTGCTACATTCTGCTGACTGGGGTGCTCATGTGCTACAGCATGACCTTCATCTTCATCGCCAAGCCCTCCACGGGCGTGTGCACGCTGCGGcgcctggggctgggcacctCCTTCGCCGTCTGCTACTCGGCCCTCCTGACCAAGACGAATCGCATCGCCAGGATCTTCAGCGGGGTGAAGGAGGGCGTCCAGCGCCCCCGCTTCATCAGCCCGACGTCACAGGTGGTCATCTGCATGGCCCTCATCTCCTGCCAGCTGATCATCGTCATCATCTGGCTGCTGGTGGAGACCCCTGGCACGGGCAAGGAGACTGAGCCTGACAAGAGGTACATTGTCACCCTCAAGTGCAACAACCGGGACTCCAACATGCTCATTTCGCTCACCTATAATGTCCTCTTGATTGTCCTCTGCACGGTCTACGCCTTCAAGACACGGAAATGTCCCGAAAACTTCAACGAGGCCAAGTTCATTGGGTTCACCATGTACACGACCTGCATCATCTGGCTGGCCTTCCTTCCCATCTTCTACGTGACCTCCAGCGACTACCGT GTCCAGACCACCACCATGTGCATCTCGGTGAGCCTCAGCGGCACCGTGGTCCTCGGCTGCCTCTTCACCCCCAAGCTGCACATCATCCTCTTCCAGCCGCAGAAGAACGTGGCCAGCCACCGCGTGGGCACCGCCCGGTTCAGCGTGGCAGCCGCCAGCTCCAGCCAGTCCCACG GCTCAGCCTCGCCGTACGTGCCCACGGTGTGCAATGGCCGTGAGGTGGTGGATTCCACAACGTCATCCTTGTGA
- the NAA80 gene encoding N-alpha-acetyltransferase 80 produces MDIPKQPRAAQLQKGAEMQHRTSAQWGWVSRRAGQVGLGCAAVLPRPGVGRCVRAGAAGAERQRGAGARAVRPPASRGRGRAGPGPGSDGGGGAGERYGRDRAGQGQSGETGRDRGSAVPQGWASDGVQSGGCSVGPWTDVSFTPGKQNEALWLVMSLGCFLLRWHPGQRSQQQRQVRRMGSVSEELSLVPLHQRPELLEACAELLGEEWGKSRASRLHSLQRSSDAFPACLLLLRSRGPSDSPATRQGPCELVGHVRLSRVLSRPRDLFVESVVVARALRGRGYGRRLMEAAEQWARARGFRCLRLTTHDKQHFYAHLGYVLGEPVQSVAFLSPAISSEVLRLFSAPSGAAAATSARPWVPAVPPPPLAVPPPPPPPTVIWARGVLAEGGEQQSLLQTPHRDAKGLPIFWMKKDI; encoded by the exons ATGGACATCCCAAAACAGCCTCGGGCCGCCCAGCTCCAGAAAGGAGCGGAGATGCAGCACCGCACGTCTGCCCAGTGGGGCTGGGTGTCCCGGAGGGCCGGCCAGGTCGGGCTGGGATGTGCCGCCGTCCTGCCGCGGCCCGGGGTGGGTCGGTGTGTCCGTGCGGGAGCGGCCGGAGCCGAGCGGCAGCGCGGGGCTGGGGCACGGGCCGTGCGCCCTCCGGCCTCCAGGGGGcgcgggcgggccgggccgggcccaggAAGTgacggcggcggcggggccggagaGCGGTACGGGCGGGaccgggctgggcagggacagagcgGGGAGacgggcagggacaggggctcgGCCGtgccccagggatgggccaGTGATGG CGTGCAAAGTGGGGGGTGCTCTGTGGGGCCCTGGACAGACGTGTCATTCACACCGGGGAAGCAGAACGAGGCGCTGTGGTTGGTCATGAGCCTGGGCTGCTTCCTGCTGCGCTGGCACCCGGGGCaaaggagccagcagcagcgg CAGG TGAGAAGAATGGGTTCTGTGTCAGAGGAGCTCAGCTTGGTCCCCTTGCACCAGAGGCCGGAGCTGCTGGaagcctgtgcagagctgctgggcgAGGAGTGGGGGAAGAGCCGTGCGTCGCGGCTGCACTCGCTGCAGCGCTCCTCGGACGCCTTTCCcgcctgcctgctgctgctgcggagCCGCGGCCCCAGCGACAGCCCTGCCACCCGGCAGGGGCCCTGCGAGCTCGTGGGCCACGTGCGACTGTCCCGCGTGCTCAGCCGTCCCCGTGACCTCTTCGTGGAGAGCGTGGTGGTGGCGCGggcgctgcggggccggggctaCGGGCGCCGGCTGATGGAGGCCGCTGAGCAGTGGGCCCGGGCCCGGGGCTTTCGCTGCCTGCGCCTCACCACCCACGACAAGCAGCATTTCTATGCGCACCTGGGCTACGTCCTGGGCGAGCCGGTGCAgagcgtggcctttctcagcccGGCGATATCCTCTGAGGTGCTGCGGCTCTTCTCCGCCCCTTCTGGGGCTGCCGCTGCCACCAGCGCCAGGCCGTGGGTACCCGCGGTTCCCCCGCCGCCCCTCGCTGTGCCCCCACCGCCTCCCCCACCCACTGTGATCTGGGCGAGGGGTGTCCTGGCTGAGGGCGGCGAgcagcagagcctcctgcagACGCCGCACCGCGATGCCAAAGGGCTCCCCATCTTCTGGATGAAGAAGGACATCTGA